The Propionispora vibrioides genomic sequence GATCTGTCGTAAACTCCGCACCCGTAATCTGGCCGGTGGCGTCTAACCCTGTGACACGGACACTATAATTTGTCGCTTCTGTTTTGGTATATGTACCCGTTACCGTAGCGGCTCCGCCGGCGCTATTGCTCTGCTGCACCGAGGTCGTCGCCTGGGGTACCCGGAAAGAATATACATCGCCGGTGCTGCCCACAGTATGGGCCGTATTATCGCTGCTGGCCGCAATACTAAAGGTAACCCCCTGTCCCAGATCAATAACCGTCGGACCCGTGGCACTGCCGACGGCAAGGTTGGCCGCCGGCACACTTGTCCAGGTATTGCCTCCATCCATCGAAACAGAAGCTCCATCCACTACTCCACCGGTTACACTGTCAATACGCACATCATAACTTTGGTATCCGACCCCTGTATAGGTTCCGCCAACCTTCCCAATTCCACCGTTCGAATTACTCTGGCTTATGGTAGACGTTTTAGTAAGTTCATTTTTGATATCAAGCAAATGATTCAGCACCGACAACGTGGAACGACCAAAAGTGGTTTCCGCCGGACCGAATGCATCCACTCCCGTTAGATTTACGCTGTCCTGTGTAGGATCGGCGGCACCATTCTTAATCGGCATGGATAATTTGGTATCATCTCCGTTATAAATAACCACTTCTTTGGTTAATCCTGATTGGGGATCTTGGATAGTCGTCCGTACAAAGGGTTGCGTCGTGTCGTTTTCTCCACCAAAGACATAGCGGTCACCTAACTGCGTATTGCCTATCTGGACCACCTGGTTGATCAGTTCATCAATCTGATGACCAATGGTATTCAGCGCATCCTGCGGCTTGGTATCATCGGCACTGACCACCAGTTCGTTGATTTTAATCATCACCGAACTTAAGTCGGACATAGCACCGTCCGTCGTATTCATCCAGGATTGGGCATCCTGGAGATTTTGCGTATATTGTGTGTTAATACCCAAATTAGTCTGATACCGAAGGTCACGTGAAGCTTTTACCGGATCGTCGGACGGACGGTGAATAGCTCTGCCGTCGGTCAATTGCTCTTGCAGCTTATTTTGCTGCTCCAGTGATGTATTGAGACTGTTCAGGAAATTATAGCTCATCATATTGGTAGCTATCCGCAAAGTACTTCACACTCCTTATCTGCCGACTGTGCCGGTACCATTGATTAATTTATCAAGCATTTCGTCCATAGCGGTCAATACCCTAGCCGCCGAACTGTAGCCTTTTTGGAACCGGATCATGTTAGTCAGTTCCTCATCGGTACTTACGCCCGAAACTGAAGCCCGCCAATTGGTCGTCTGATTTACCAGTGTCTGCTGATTGGCGGTCAGCCGCTGTGCGTTTTGGCTTTGAACTCCCAGTGCGGTAACAACGGTGGAATAATAACCATCCAGCGACTTATTTCCCAGTAGCGCACTGGTATCGTTTTTTAAGCGCTTACTCAGGTTGACTGCATTATCGCCACTGGCCACATTACCCTTTGATAACGTAAAATTGTACTGGTCGCCGGTTTGGTTGGAAGCCGATGCCGCCACGTCCAAATCCACGGTAATACCATTAATTGTCATAGTATAAGGACCGGCGCCCGCTATATCAGTTGCCGTACCCCAGGTTTTTCCACCATCGGTCGAAGTAGAATAGGAAATTTTCGTCACAACCCCGGCAGCGACGGTAAGATTTACCTTTACCGACGTAGCCGTATCGCCATTGGTATAGTTACCGGTCGCCGAAGTAATACTCGCTGCCCCGCCGCTGGTATTGCTTTGCGTCACCGCAATCGCGTTGGCAGATGTTTTGGCAGCAATTTTCGCCAAACCGTCTGTCGTAAACAAAGCCTGATTCACCGCGAGCCTGTCAATCCAGTCGGCTTTAGTATAAGACGCCGTAGCCGTTGCGTCACTATAATCGGTCGACGCATCGCCAAAGAAATTATTCCCGGTGCTGTTATCCGTACCATAGCCTGCTTTATGTACCTCATTAAACTCAGTCAACAAAAACTGACTCATGGTGCTTAGATTGTTAAGATAGCTTTTTATGCCGGTCGAAGCATTATCCCTCATATCAATCATGCTGCTCAATTCGCCATTGGTAAATTTAATCACCTGTCCGGTTTGCGCATCAGCAACATTGACAAGGTTATAGCCGTAATCAGCGTCCTTGGAAGACACCGTCTTCAATTCAGTGTAGTCGGTAGCGCTAACCAAGGTCGTACTGGCGCTCTGGATAATATAGCGGCCCGAACTGTCCTCGGTGACCCGGACATCCACCATCCCCGACAGGTCGTCCACCAAAGCGTCCCGCCGGTCCCGCAAATCATTGGCATTGTCGGTGCCGCCCGCCTCGACGGCAAAAATCTGTTTGTTAAGACTGCTGATTTCCGACGTCAATTGGTTGATGCTTTTGACTTTTGTCGTAATCGTTTCGTTAATATCGCTCACCATATCAGTCAGCTGATCGGCTGCCGTTTGAATGGCATTAGCCAAAGTCACGCCCTGCTCCCGCACGGCCATTCTCGTTCCATCGTCGGAAGCGCTGGTCGCCAGTGTCTGCCAGGAATCCCAGAAATCATTCAATACCGACTGTACGCCGGTATCGGATGTATCGTTCAGAACGGTTTCCACCTTACTTAGCGAGTCCTGCTTCGACTTGCCGGCATTCAAGGTGGAAATGCCCTCCCACATTTGCTTGTCAATTAAAAAATCACGGATCCGGGTAATAGACTGCACATTTACTCCACTGCCCTTTTGCATGGTTCCATTGTTGGAATAAAGGGTATCCGGAGTTGTCGTGACCAGATTCACCGTCTGCCGTGAATAGCCGGTTGTATTGGCATTGGAAACGTTATGACCTACCGTATCCAAGCCGGCCTGCTGAGCCGCCAGACCGCGTATAACAGTATTCAAGCCACCAAAAGTAGAATTCATGAAATAACCACCTCTATGCTTTCTGATCAACCAGCATCCGGGATTGAACGCTTTTCCCGGCCTGGCCCTGCGCCGCATAGACGGGACCGGTGCTGTGTTGTGTCAAAATATTTATGTTATAATCCACATAGGCCATGGCCCGCTGAATCAGCTTGGTATTAAGCTCATTCGTCGCTTTAATTTCCTGCAGCGTAACCCTCAACTCATCGCCCAGATGGGATAACTGTTCCGCTATATCGCTACCGGCCAATTCCTTGATTTCGGTTAGCGTCAGCTTATCCGTCTGCAGTCCGCTTTTAGCAAGAATATCCTGCGTAATGCCCTCTCTCGCCTTCTCCAGCTTGCCTGCTTGCAGAATGAGCTGCTCCTCTTCCTTGGTAATTACCTCCAGATCATTGACTTTACCGGCCACCAAAGCGTCCTTTTTCCGTCTGCCTAGTGCCAGAATGTTGGTATATACCTGCAGCATATCGGTCAGAAGCACCGTTAATTTATTACACAACTCTTCCACCGCTATTCTCTCCCTAACAATATTTATTGGCTAAAAGCCCAGCATCTTTTCGGCAACCGCCCTGGCATCCACTTCATAAGTGCCGGATTGAATCCGCTCGGACAGAGCATTCACCTTGTCCTGCCTTACGCCGGACATACTTTGCAGACTAGACAGATACTGTCCAAACTCCTGCGCATTAGCGGAAAGAATGACTTCATCCTGCGATTTAGTCGCCTCCGACTTTTCTTGTTTAACTCCCTGATTCAGTTTGTTTTGTTCTCCATATACTTTTACGATACTTTGTACCTGTTTCCCTGAAATAATCACGCTAACGCACCTCGCACTCCCAATGCCTTGCATTATCTAAATACTGTAAGTAACGCAAGGTACCAGATTTTCCTCTACATAAGTATCGAAAAAAAAAGCAAGGATATTAATCCCTGCCTAAAATCGTTTATCTGTCATTTCCATCCGTTTTAAAAGATTATATCTCATTTTCTCCATGTATCACCTGAATACGGTTTTCCTTTTATTTTTTTTCAAGATTGCTGTACATCCGCCCGGCTTTTTTAAATTCCAGCGATTTCTGCGCTTCCTTTTCCGCTGACTGCTTCATCTGGTTGATGATATTTTTACTACAGGCCGCGCACACCCGTCCCTCCACAATCGGAGCACCACAAGCCTCGCAAGCATAACTAATTTCAAAATCGCCCATAAACCGGCCTTTGCGCATCATGTGCAGGATAGTTCTTTCCTTTACGCCCGTGGCCTCATGAATTTCTTCGATCGAGGCGGCATTGCCGGATTCCCGCAAAAAATCAACGATTTTTATTTCGTCCCGCTCTTCCTGCTCCACGCAAGCCGGACACATTCCGGCAGGACTATCCACAAATATTTTTCCGCATTCCGGACAATTTTTCAAGCCCATACTACCGACCCCTTCCCCGTTCTGGCAATTGCTAGAGCGTGTTTTCAAACTAACGGATAATCCATGTCGAGTGATTTTTACGCCAGACAAGTTGAATTTTTTTGAAATAGTGGCCCCTATTTCAAAAAAATTTAACGAAGTATGGCGCAAAAAGCGCCGTCAGGGAGCGTTTCGGATAGTTTGAAAACACGCTCTAATCTGTATTCTTATTATAATGGTTTTTCCCTGCTTGTACCAGCCTGTTTTGACAGCGTCTGCACAATTCGTCAGTTTTTTTTTCAAACAAGCAGGATTATATCACTTTTTGGCTAAATTACATTATATTTGACTTTATGAGGAAAGGCAGTTTGTCGTGTATATGCTTACCTTAATGCACCCTCCTGAAATCTACGCGAATACAGAGACTTTGGGCGCCATGATGACCAATCTCATGCATCTGATCGAACTGAAAAGCACCAACTTATATTTGCATAGCCACCAGGTGGCCAACTATGCGGTAAGCGTTGCCGCAAAAATGCGCCTGCCCCGGGAAGAAATTGAGCGGATCCGTTGCGCGGCTATGCTGCACGACCTGGGACAGATCACTGTGCCCAGTGCCATTCTGGCTAAAATGCCCTATCTCTCGACGCGGGAACTGAGCGTTTACAAAAACCACTGCAACGCGGGCAGCAACATGTTGGAAAACATCGCCTGCTGTCAGGAGCTCATCCCCTATATCCGTTATCATCATGAGCGTTGGGACGGCAAAGGCTACCCTAAACGGCTGAAAGGGGTTAACATTCCCCTGGGCGCCCGGATTATTGCTGTAGCCGACCATTACGACCGGTTCATCAATCCCTGTACGCAAAACTGGGCTAAGACCAAGGAAGAGGCTGTCCGGGAACTGTTGAGCCTGTCCGGCATGGCCCTTGATCCGGAAGTGGTCAGAGCCTTTATCGACGCCTTGGGCTAGCCACCGGCCAGAGCCAAACCGCTCACCCGAACTGCGCCGGCTTGTTTTAGCGCTTGGGCGCAGGCATCCATCGTAGCGCCGCTGGTAAAAATATCGTCGACCAATAAAATATGCCGGTCTTTGACCTCCTGAGGGCGCGTTGCGGAAAACGCGCCTTTTACATTGCGCCGCCGCTCACCCAGACTCAGTTCCCACTGGGGCTGCGTATCACGCCGCCGCACCAGCAAATCCGGCCGCCAGCCTCCGGGAAAGGCCTCCCGGCACCAGGGTCCGAAAATCCGCTCCGTTTGGTTATAGCCCCGTTCTTTAAGCCGGCCGGCGGCAAGCGGCACCGGAATCACCCATTCATAAGCCGGCAGCGTTTTTCCGGCCAGAGCCTTGTTCAACAGCCAGATGAGTGCCGCCACCTGCCGCTCGTCCCGGCGGAATTTCATATCGTGCAAAAGCCGCTTAAGGCCATAGGCATATTCGTATAAAATCAGACATTCATCGAGCGCCCGCAGGCGTCGTACCTGCATAGCCGCCTCCAGCGGCGGCCGGCTGATGACATGGAGACAGCGGGCGCACCAGGCGCCCTGTTCGGCTACAGGGCTGCGACAGGCCGGACACTTCGGCGGATAGACAAGATCCAGCCAGGCAATCCACAGCTTTTTCAGCACAGGGTCTCACCCCGCAGGCGTTCGGCCAGCAGCGAGTAACGTTTCTTAGTCCGGTCATTGGCCAGCGCGGTATGAAGCGCCGCCTTGGTCCCCAACAGTACCACCCGCTCTTTGGCCCGGGTCACCGCCGTATACAAGAGGTTGCGCTGCAGCATGATATGATGACCCGGCACCAACGGCATTACCACTACCGGATATTCGCTGCCTTGACTTTTATGCACACTCATCGCATAGGACAGCTTAAGCTCGTCCACCTCGCCGTGCTCATACACCACCTCATGTTCCGGGTAGCGCACCCGTACCCGGCCCTCCTCCACTGCCGCCACATAGCCGATGTCGCCGTTAAACACACCCTTGATATAGTTATTGCGGGTTTGCATCACCTTGTCACCTTCCCGGATGGATTGATGCAAACCGTTGATTTCTTCTTTTCCCTCCTGCCGGGGATTCAGCGCCTGCTGCAACAGCTTGTTTAAATTTTCCACGCCGCAGTCCAGGCGGTGCATAGGTGCCAGAACCTGCACCTCCTGCAGCGCATCGTAGCCTTCTTCCGGCAATTGTCGGCAGCATAGATCAACTATTTTTTGCGCCGTCAACTCACTTGATGCCATTTCAATAAACTGAAACTCCAGGCTGCTCGTCACATCCGGCGGCTGTCCCTTGTTAATCCGGTGAGCGTTTAACACAATCATGCTTTCGCCAGCCTGCCGGAACACCTCGGTCAGCCGGACCACCGGCACACTGCCGGAACGCAGAATATCTTTCAACACCGAGCCGGGGCCTACCGCCGGCAGTTGGTCAACATCACCGACCAGAATAACCCGGCAGCCGTCAGGCACTGCTCTTAGGAAATACCCCATCAGCGCAATGTCCATCATCGATACCTCGTCAATAATGACCACATCGGCATCCAAAGGATTGTCCTCATCGCGGGCAAACAGCGGTGCTCCCTCGGCACCACCGGTCGCCTCCAGCAGCCGGTGCACGGTGGAAGCCTCCCGTCCGGTCGTTTCCGCCAGCCGCTTGGCCGCCCTGCCGGTTGGCGCCCCCAGCAGGATTTTAAACCCGGCTTGCTCCAAAACAGCCAGAATCCCCTTGACCACCGTGGTTTTCCCCGTCCCCGGACCGCCGGTCAGCGTCAGCACGCCGTGCTCCAGCGCCGCCTCGATAGCCTGCCGCTGGGCAGGGGCCAGTTGGATGGCGGCGGCCGACTCCCAGTCGGTAACAATTTGACTGAAATCACTGTGAGGAGCCTGTTTGGCCTTGTCCTTTAGTTCCAGCAGACGCGCGGCAACCCGCTTTTCAGCATAGTACAAATACTGAGGATAGATGAGCACCATGCCGTGAAAATCCTCGGTACACAGACGGCCTCCTTTAATCAGCGAAGCCAGATGGACGGCAATTTCAGCACTGTCCGCCAGCAACAGCTTGGCCGTTTCCTGCACCAGCAGTTCCTCCGGCACACAGCAGTGACCGGCCTGGGCCGTCTGTAGCAGGGCAAAGTCAATCCCCGCCGTCAACCGGTCGGTGTGATTTTTCTCCACCCCCAGCGACCGGGCGATCTGATCGGCGGTGCGGAAGCCAATGCCGTCCACTTCGGCCGCCAAACGATAAGGATTGTCCTGCAGCACTTCCACCGAGAAGGAACCGTACTGGGCATAAATCTTTGCCGCATAAGCACCGGTGACGCCATGGCTTTCCAGGAACAGCATCAGTTCCCGCATTTCAGACTGCTCGCCAAACGAAGCCCGGATCATCTCGGCCTTCTTGCTGCCAATGCCCTCGACTTCCACCAGCCGGTGCGGTGCAAACTCAATGACTTCCAGCACCTTCAAGCCAAAACTCTTGACCAGCCGGGCCGCCATAGCCGGACCAATGCCTTTGATGGCACCGGAAGCCAGAAAACGCTCCAGTCCCTTAACATCGGTCGGTGCAACCCGCTTGCAGGAACCTACCTTGAACTGCCGGCCAAACCGGGCGTGCTCCACCCACTCGCCGCTCAGTTCCAATTGTTCACCCACTAGCGGCGACGAAATAGCTCCCACCACGGCGACGGTCGTGCGGCCCTCCAGCGGCTTAAGCTTCAGTACGCTAAAGCTGCCGTCCTCGCTCTGAAATGTTATGGTTTCAACAATACCTTCGAGTTTTTCCACACCCATACTCCTATTGCATCTAAAGCATGTCTTCAAACGATCAAAATCACCAGCTATTAACCATTCTGCTAATTTGAAGACATACCCCAGTTAATCATTATGGTCTACTATTCGCAGGTTCTTGGAAAAAATCCTGCCCATAAACGGAACATATGTACTAACCAGCTATTTGACCCTATTGCGGGAATACCGGCGAAGGGTTAGAATAAATCTATATGTTTCTCCTGCTGCGCCGCCAGAAGCCGAATCACCGTGCCCGGCCGGCAAGCGCCAGGAAACGTCATTTCCCAATAGAAAGGATTTCTCATTATGTTCACTTATCAGACCGCCGGCGTTTGCTCCACGGCCATCTCCTTCGACATTAAGGATAACCGGCTCAGCCAGGTATCCTTCACCCGCGGCTGTCCCGGCAATCTCCAGGCCATAGCCAAACTGGTCGAAGGCATGGAGCTGGAGGAAGTCATCACCCGCCTGAAAGGCATCCGCTGTGGCAATAAAACGACCTCCTGCGCCGATCAGTTGGTCAGTGCCCTGGAAGAGCATATAAAGACTGCGGGCCAAAGTAAAGAGACTGCCTAACACGGCAGTCTCTTTACTTTTATTCCGGCATACACAGCACGATTGCCCTTGTCAACCATGCTCTACTGTTTTAGGGCTGTCAGGGTATTTGACAAATCCTGAATGCTGACGGCAAGCTTCTCCAGCTTGGTTTCGATACGAATCAGCAAATACATGCTGATCACCATCGGGAAGCCATAATTTGCCGCATAACCAAGCAATTGTTCCATAGTGCCCCCTTTCCGGGAATAAGCGACTTATCCCTGTCCCCTGCAATTAGCTCAAGGTTACGGTATCACTGGTCCGGATGCGAGCCTCCACTGCTTCGGCAAAATCGCCGTTTTTAGTCGTAAAAATATCCCGGACCACTATGTCCTGCATTACCGTTTGCACTTCCGCCAGGCTCAATCCCTCCCGGGGATCAGCCAGACTTAGTGTAGTCTCTTTGCCGGTTTCGGTACGAAATACCATTTCCAAAGTCGTAGCCATTGCCCACCCTCCTTTCGTTTAGTTTTGTTGGAACCAGCCAGTCTTACTGACTGATCAGCTGGGCATCATCCTGCCTGCTGATACTGGCTACCGGATGCTGCTGCAGAGCGGCCAGGGCCTGACCGACGGCATGTACACATCGGCATCGGCGGCGTCCGGCTTCAGATTGCTGTACGAACGCACTTTATAGGCAGTCTGTCCACTTGTGGTCGTGCCGCTCTCCACTTTGATCTGCAGGCGGCTGGTTTGCGGTACTTTGGTTATTGCCATATTTTCACCCCCTCTCACTGCCATACATTCCTTCATAAGCCTTTTTTAAACGGGCTAAGCCGCGGCGGCGCAAATTATGCACCGCCTGAGCCGTTATGCCCAGTTCCCGGGCCACCGCCGTAAGCTGTCTGCCTTCCAGCAAAGTAGCGGCGATGACCTGGCGCTGCCGCTCCGGCAATCCGGCCAGCCAGCCGGCCAAAACTCCGGCAAACAAGCTGTCCTCCACTTCGGCCGCCACAATGGCAGGACCGGGCAGCCGTTCCAGCAGTTGGCCTTCTTTCTCCTCGTCCTCCTCCGCCAGCTTTTCCAGCACCGTTTCCCGCTGCCAACGCCGCCGTTCCCGCTTAAACAGGTTCCATACGGCAAATTTCACCTGACTCTCCACATAGCCTGCCAGCGGAACTCCCAGCTTGGCATCAAAAGTACGAACAGCCCTTACCACGGCCAGCCAGCCTTCGGCCTCCGCTTCTTCGGCGATAGACCGCACATGAGACTGCCAGGCATAACGTTTCACCAGGCCGGTAAACTGCCGGCACAAGAGAGAAAACGCCTTTTCATCGCCCTGCCGGGCCCGCTCCGTCAATTCCCTAAATTCCATATTCTTCTCACCTTTATGTGAGAAACCGGTTTCTCTGATGATTCGCGCTGGCTTTACTCTACCATGGTAATTCTGTAAAAACAAAAGCCAGCCTGGCACAAGTATCTGTGTCAAGCTGGCTTAAGTCAGCAGGCAATTAGAGGCAGCGGGGCCGGCAAAGGTCGGCCGTCTGCTTCGGCTCCGCCGCAGTCGTCATGTATATGATTGCAATTCCATCCACTCTTCATATTTAGCAGCCAAAGCGGCCTCTGCCTCACTATAACGGGCCGACAACTCATGACTGACGGCCGGATCGGTATGGCTGGCCGGATCATTCAACTGAATTTCCAGCACTTTCAATTCGGCTTCCAACCCGGCGATTTCCTCTTCCAGTTTGCGGGCCAGCCGCTCGGTATCCTGAGGCCGGCGCGTCCGTTCGGTCTTTTTAGCCGCCGGTTTTTCATTCTTGTCCGGTTTTACCGGCTGAACGGTTGGACCAGACTGTTCAGCCGCTTTTTTCTCACGGTAATAGCTGTAATTTCCCGCGTATTCCGTCAAGGCCCCATCAGTCAGTTCTACGACACAATTGGCCACCTTATCTAAGAAATAGCGGTCATGGGACACCGCAAAAAAAGTGCCGGGGAAGGCACAAATAGCCTCTTCCACCGCTTCCTTAGCCGGAATATCCAAATGATTGGTCGGTTCATCAAGGATAAGAAAATTTGCCCCGGTCAGCATGAGCTTTAAAAAGGCCAGACGGGCTTTTTCACCGCCACTTAAATCGCCAATGATTTTAAACACATCGTCACCGGTAAATAAAAAGGCTCCCAGGTAATGGCGGGCCCGCTCTTCGCCCAGACCATATTCCAGCATGATTTCGTCCAACACCCGGTTCAGCGGATTCAGGCCCTCGTGTTCCTGAGAAAAATAGCCGATTTTTACCCGGCTGCCCAGCTTGACCCGTCCGCCGGCAACCGGCAGCTCGCCGGTCAGCAGTTTAAGCAGCGTAGTTTTGCCGGCACCGTTGGGTCCGACCAATGCCACTCCGTCGCCGCGACGGATGAGCAGCGACACCTTTTCAAAAACAACCCGGGAACCATAGGCCGCTGTAGCCTCCAGCAGCTCCGCCACCCGCTCACCGCACTCGGTCGGCGGATTAAAGGCAAAATAATCGAACCGCGCCTCATGACCGGGCAATATAATCCGCTCCAGGCGATCCAGCTGCGATTGACGGCCGCGGGCCTGCTTGGCCTTGATGCCGGCCTTATAACGGCGG encodes the following:
- the flgL gene encoding flagellar hook-associated protein FlgL yields the protein MRIATNMMSYNFLNSLNTSLEQQNKLQEQLTDGRAIHRPSDDPVKASRDLRYQTNLGINTQYTQNLQDAQSWMNTTDGAMSDLSSVMIKINELVVSADDTKPQDALNTIGHQIDELINQVVQIGNTQLGDRYVFGGENDTTQPFVRTTIQDPQSGLTKEVVIYNGDDTKLSMPIKNGAADPTQDSVNLTGVDAFGPAETTFGRSTLSVLNHLLDIKNELTKTSTISQSNSNGGIGKVGGTYTGVGYQSYDVRIDSVTGGVVDGASVSMDGGNTWTSVPAANLAVGSATGPTVIDLGQGVTFSIAASSDNTAHTVGSTGDVYSFRVPQATTSVQQSNSAGGAATVTGTYTKTEATNYSVRVTGLDATGQITGAEFTTDQGTTWTAVPSLTAGNPAVVGLTNGIQLNITADTDNAVGNTYSFQVPQNTQSDVKWLSGVATNYVLDDHNMQLKAQTGLGTRMSMYEMAASMMANQSSVIQTDIASNGSIDIAKAITDFNTSQTLYRAALAVGGRIMPPSLVDFLS
- the flgK gene encoding flagellar hook-associated protein FlgK, encoding MNSTFGGLNTVIRGLAAQQAGLDTVGHNVSNANTTGYSRQTVNLVTTTPDTLYSNNGTMQKGSGVNVQSITRIRDFLIDKQMWEGISTLNAGKSKQDSLSKVETVLNDTSDTGVQSVLNDFWDSWQTLATSASDDGTRMAVREQGVTLANAIQTAADQLTDMVSDINETITTKVKSINQLTSEISSLNKQIFAVEAGGTDNANDLRDRRDALVDDLSGMVDVRVTEDSSGRYIIQSASTTLVSATDYTELKTVSSKDADYGYNLVNVADAQTGQVIKFTNGELSSMIDMRDNASTGIKSYLNNLSTMSQFLLTEFNEVHKAGYGTDNSTGNNFFGDASTDYSDATATASYTKADWIDRLAVNQALFTTDGLAKIAAKTSANAIAVTQSNTSGGAASITSATGNYTNGDTATSVKVNLTVAAGVVTKISYSTSTDGGKTWGTATDIAGAGPYTMTINGITVDLDVAASASNQTGDQYNFTLSKGNVASGDNAVNLSKRLKNDTSALLGNKSLDGYYSTVVTALGVQSQNAQRLTANQQTLVNQTTNWRASVSGVSTDEELTNMIRFQKGYSSAARVLTAMDEMLDKLINGTGTVGR
- a CDS encoding flagellar protein FlgN, yielding MEELCNKLTVLLTDMLQVYTNILALGRRKKDALVAGKVNDLEVITKEEEQLILQAGKLEKAREGITQDILAKSGLQTDKLTLTEIKELAGSDIAEQLSHLGDELRVTLQEIKATNELNTKLIQRAMAYVDYNINILTQHSTGPVYAAQGQAGKSVQSRMLVDQKA
- the flgM gene encoding flagellar biosynthesis anti-sigma factor FlgM encodes the protein MIISGKQVQSIVKVYGEQNKLNQGVKQEKSEATKSQDEVILSANAQEFGQYLSSLQSMSGVRQDKVNALSERIQSGTYEVDARAVAEKMLGF
- a CDS encoding flagellar protein, translated to MGLKNCPECGKIFVDSPAGMCPACVEQEERDEIKIVDFLRESGNAASIEEIHEATGVKERTILHMMRKGRFMGDFEISYACEACGAPIVEGRVCAACSKNIINQMKQSAEKEAQKSLEFKKAGRMYSNLEKK
- a CDS encoding HD-GYP domain-containing protein — translated: MLTLMHPPEIYANTETLGAMMTNLMHLIELKSTNLYLHSHQVANYAVSVAAKMRLPREEIERIRCAAMLHDLGQITVPSAILAKMPYLSTRELSVYKNHCNAGSNMLENIACCQELIPYIRYHHERWDGKGYPKRLKGVNIPLGARIIAVADHYDRFINPCTQNWAKTKEEAVRELLSLSGMALDPEVVRAFIDALG
- a CDS encoding ComF family protein; its protein translation is MLKKLWIAWLDLVYPPKCPACRSPVAEQGAWCARCLHVISRPPLEAAMQVRRLRALDECLILYEYAYGLKRLLHDMKFRRDERQVAALIWLLNKALAGKTLPAYEWVIPVPLAAGRLKERGYNQTERIFGPWCREAFPGGWRPDLLVRRRDTQPQWELSLGERRRNVKGAFSATRPQEVKDRHILLVDDIFTSGATMDACAQALKQAGAVRVSGLALAGG
- the recD2 gene encoding SF1B family DNA helicase RecD2: MEKLEGIVETITFQSEDGSFSVLKLKPLEGRTTVAVVGAISSPLVGEQLELSGEWVEHARFGRQFKVGSCKRVAPTDVKGLERFLASGAIKGIGPAMAARLVKSFGLKVLEVIEFAPHRLVEVEGIGSKKAEMIRASFGEQSEMRELMLFLESHGVTGAYAAKIYAQYGSFSVEVLQDNPYRLAAEVDGIGFRTADQIARSLGVEKNHTDRLTAGIDFALLQTAQAGHCCVPEELLVQETAKLLLADSAEIAVHLASLIKGGRLCTEDFHGMVLIYPQYLYYAEKRVAARLLELKDKAKQAPHSDFSQIVTDWESAAAIQLAPAQRQAIEAALEHGVLTLTGGPGTGKTTVVKGILAVLEQAGFKILLGAPTGRAAKRLAETTGREASTVHRLLEATGGAEGAPLFARDEDNPLDADVVIIDEVSMMDIALMGYFLRAVPDGCRVILVGDVDQLPAVGPGSVLKDILRSGSVPVVRLTEVFRQAGESMIVLNAHRINKGQPPDVTSSLEFQFIEMASSELTAQKIVDLCCRQLPEEGYDALQEVQVLAPMHRLDCGVENLNKLLQQALNPRQEGKEEINGLHQSIREGDKVMQTRNNYIKGVFNGDIGYVAAVEEGRVRVRYPEHEVVYEHGEVDELKLSYAMSVHKSQGSEYPVVVMPLVPGHHIMLQRNLLYTAVTRAKERVVLLGTKAALHTALANDRTKKRYSLLAERLRGETLC
- a CDS encoding TIGR03905 family TSCPD domain-containing protein, which translates into the protein MFTYQTAGVCSTAISFDIKDNRLSQVSFTRGCPGNLQAIAKLVEGMELEEVITRLKGIRCGNKTTSCADQLVSALEEHIKTAGQSKETA
- a CDS encoding YvrJ family protein, with the protein product MEQLLGYAANYGFPMVISMYLLIRIETKLEKLAVSIQDLSNTLTALKQ
- a CDS encoding DUF2922 domain-containing protein: MATTLEMVFRTETGKETTLSLADPREGLSLAEVQTVMQDIVVRDIFTTKNGDFAEAVEARIRTSDTVTLS
- a CDS encoding DUF1659 domain-containing protein, which codes for MAITKVPQTSRLQIKVESGTTTSGQTAYKVRSYSNLKPDAADADVYMPSVRPWPLCSSIR
- a CDS encoding RNA polymerase sigma factor → MEFRELTERARQGDEKAFSLLCRQFTGLVKRYAWQSHVRSIAEEAEAEGWLAVVRAVRTFDAKLGVPLAGYVESQVKFAVWNLFKRERRRWQRETVLEKLAEEDEEKEGQLLERLPGPAIVAAEVEDSLFAGVLAGWLAGLPERQRQVIAATLLEGRQLTAVARELGITAQAVHNLRRRGLARLKKAYEGMYGSERG
- a CDS encoding ABC-F family ATP-binding cassette domain-containing protein, yielding MGVLRVDRLSKAFGVETLFKEVSFELRRGEKAGLIGGNGAGKTTLLRCLLGREKADDGSVLLPPGETISYVEQDAQLGEGTLYEELCSAYQEVIAWQADLRRLEQDIAAEQDGAAQETLMAAYSRTLERFEQGGGYEYESRVRRVAFGLGFTEEDFSRPLTTFSGGQKTRIFLARALIRQPDFLFLDEPTNHLDIGMVEWLEDYLTSYSGGVLIISHDRYFLDRVVDRIFELEHQSVTVYKANYTGYLAQKAERTASLAGAYAKQQAHIARTEEYIRRYKAGIKAKQARGRQSQLDRLERIILPGHEARFDYFAFNPPTECGERVAELLEATAAYGSRVVFEKVSLLIRRGDGVALVGPNGAGKTTLLKLLTGELPVAGGRVKLGSRVKIGYFSQEHEGLNPLNRVLDEIMLEYGLGEERARHYLGAFLFTGDDVFKIIGDLSGGEKARLAFLKLMLTGANFLILDEPTNHLDIPAKEAVEEAICAFPGTFFAVSHDRYFLDKVANCVVELTDGALTEYAGNYSYYREKKAAEQSGPTVQPVKPDKNEKPAAKKTERTRRPQDTERLARKLEEEIAGLEAELKVLEIQLNDPASHTDPAVSHELSARYSEAEAALAAKYEEWMELQSYT